In Kaistella faecalis, a genomic segment contains:
- a CDS encoding LIC_10190 family membrane protein: protein MLYLFFMLIILLPVLTGFGEIFQRTFGNLSNGIASKLLTGLLSVSFIFTVISFFAPLSVAVELSTVAVGLIAFFHYRSYVKFWDFFSDKGLSFSVIALITIFFAAGYPFILDHFGYFVPTVKWVAELGLVRGISNLDLLLGQMSVWHILQAGFSHFSDPFLRINLFMMITYLIYVYEKKTWTHLIFFPVLYFFIQSPSPDLPAIVLSLIILNEVLLKNKNYGLLFTFSVLVFAIKPTMLWLPLFVGLHIIFILKSGVKALLPGIVLLLLFLFKSIWVFGYPVFPVQVIDLDWSWKPNVELLRNSSEMAIQKTYDMQFTTAEIAKFSSLDYLKNWLFLDGIKGKIHLFFIISLLFFLVFAVRQKSKVIWLLFTAIMFKTFLVLMFSAQYRFFLDVFFVIFYIIFYETFTQKRCIAMFGVLSLAVALLLSFPVLMTKVFPGFKLGNFMTGFSKNQWYKPSYFELNKFKSYQVGNLKFNVVQDYPFSFDTPLPAISPQFIQEDLDAGIFPQLKGKTLKEGFIWRKISEEEKIQIQEILDDWAAENHD, encoded by the coding sequence ATGCTGTACCTCTTCTTCATGCTAATCATTCTTCTGCCTGTTCTTACAGGCTTTGGGGAGATTTTTCAAAGAACTTTCGGAAATCTCTCAAACGGTATAGCATCTAAACTGCTTACAGGACTTCTTTCAGTCTCTTTTATATTTACTGTAATCTCTTTTTTTGCCCCGCTCAGTGTCGCGGTGGAATTGTCAACAGTAGCAGTAGGTTTAATTGCTTTTTTCCATTACCGGTCTTACGTTAAATTTTGGGATTTCTTTTCGGATAAGGGTTTGTCATTCAGTGTAATTGCGTTGATCACCATTTTCTTTGCAGCTGGTTACCCTTTTATTCTTGATCATTTCGGTTATTTTGTTCCTACTGTAAAATGGGTTGCTGAATTAGGTCTCGTTCGCGGAATATCGAATCTGGATTTGCTTCTGGGTCAGATGTCGGTTTGGCACATTCTGCAGGCGGGATTTTCGCATTTTTCAGATCCATTCCTGCGGATCAATCTTTTCATGATGATCACTTATCTGATCTATGTTTATGAGAAAAAAACCTGGACTCATCTTATATTTTTTCCTGTTCTGTATTTCTTTATCCAGTCGCCAAGTCCCGATCTTCCGGCCATTGTGCTTTCGTTGATCATTCTTAACGAAGTTTTGCTGAAAAATAAAAATTACGGACTGTTATTCACTTTTTCGGTGCTGGTTTTTGCCATTAAACCTACCATGTTGTGGTTACCCTTGTTTGTGGGTCTTCACATTATCTTTATTTTAAAATCTGGGGTTAAAGCATTATTGCCGGGAATTGTCCTGCTTCTTTTATTCTTATTTAAAAGTATCTGGGTATTTGGTTATCCCGTTTTTCCGGTACAGGTCATTGATCTTGATTGGTCTTGGAAACCAAATGTGGAGTTGCTGCGGAATTCTTCCGAAATGGCGATTCAGAAAACATATGACATGCAGTTTACAACTGCTGAGATTGCAAAATTTTCATCACTTGATTACCTAAAAAACTGGCTGTTTCTTGATGGGATTAAAGGCAAAATTCATCTTTTTTTTATAATTAGTTTATTGTTTTTTTTAGTTTTCGCAGTCCGGCAGAAATCAAAAGTAATTTGGCTGCTGTTCACGGCAATTATGTTTAAAACTTTTCTGGTTCTCATGTTTTCCGCGCAATACAGGTTTTTCCTCGATGTATTTTTCGTGATATTTTATATCATTTTTTATGAAACATTTACACAGAAACGGTGTATTGCTATGTTCGGAGTCCTCTCTCTTGCTGTCGCCCTGCTGCTGTCATTTCCAGTTTTAATGACTAAAGTATTTCCAGGTTTTAAACTGGGGAATTTTATGACAGGTTTCAGTAAAAATCAATGGTATAAACCTTCTTATTTTGAACTGAATAAATTTAAATCTTATCAGGTCGGAAATCTTAAGTTTAATGTAGTACAGGATTATCCATTCAGTTTTGATACCCCGCTCCCCGCAATTTCGCCGCAGTTTATTCAGGAAGATCTTGATGCCGGAATCTTTCCTCAGCTTAAAGGCAAGACTTTAAAAGAAGGCTTTATCTGGCGCAAAATTTCAGAAGAAGAAAAAATTCAGATTCAGGAAATATTAGATGATTGGGCTGCTGAAAATCATGACTGA
- the aroC gene encoding chorismate synthase, which translates to MFDLGNFLTLSTFGESHGVAYGGIINNFPAGLQVDLDEVQHQLDRRKPGQSAIVTQRKESDTVKFLSGIFEGKTTGTPIGFTIENENQKSKDYDHISGAYRPSHADFTYDQKFGNRDHRGGGKSSARETVNWVVAGSLAKQLLPKEVEIQAYVSSVGEIFCEKPYQDLDFSQIDSNDVRCPDAETAEKMISKIKEIKKEGNTIGGTITCVIRNLPVGIGEPVFGKLQAELAKAMLNINACKGFEYGSGFCGAKMTGKDHNDLFNEDFSTKTNLSGGIQGGISNGMDVYFRVAFKPVATILRPQESVDKDGNAITVEGKGRHDPCVLPRAVPIVENLAAFVIADLFLINKIRRI; encoded by the coding sequence ATGTTCGATTTAGGAAATTTTCTCACACTTTCCACCTTTGGCGAAAGTCACGGCGTTGCGTATGGTGGCATCATCAATAATTTTCCGGCAGGTCTGCAGGTAGATTTAGATGAGGTTCAGCATCAACTCGACCGCAGGAAACCTGGGCAATCTGCTATTGTCACCCAAAGAAAAGAAAGTGATACGGTAAAATTCCTTTCCGGTATTTTCGAAGGAAAAACCACCGGAACTCCAATCGGCTTTACCATCGAAAACGAAAATCAGAAATCAAAGGATTACGATCATATTTCGGGCGCGTACCGGCCAAGCCATGCAGATTTCACTTATGACCAAAAATTTGGAAACCGTGATCATCGCGGTGGCGGAAAATCTTCAGCGCGCGAAACCGTAAACTGGGTTGTCGCCGGAAGTTTAGCGAAACAGCTCCTCCCGAAAGAAGTTGAGATTCAGGCATACGTTTCCTCTGTGGGCGAAATTTTCTGTGAAAAACCTTATCAGGATCTTGATTTCTCTCAGATTGATTCCAATGATGTTCGCTGTCCTGATGCAGAAACTGCAGAAAAGATGATTTCAAAAATCAAAGAAATCAAGAAAGAAGGAAATACCATTGGGGGGACAATTACCTGTGTCATCAGAAATCTGCCGGTCGGAATCGGAGAACCTGTTTTCGGCAAACTTCAGGCGGAATTGGCGAAAGCCATGCTCAACATCAATGCCTGTAAAGGTTTTGAATATGGCAGCGGATTCTGCGGGGCAAAAATGACGGGCAAAGATCACAACGACCTTTTCAACGAAGATTTTTCTACCAAAACCAACCTTTCCGGTGGCATTCAGGGTGGAATTAGTAATGGAATGGATGTGTATTTCAGAGTAGCTTTCAAGCCCGTAGCCACGATTCTGCGGCCTCAGGAAAGTGTAGACAAAGACGGAAATGCAATTACGGTTGAGGGAAAAGGAAGGCATGATCCCTGCGTCTTGCCAAGAGCGGTGCCAATTGTAGAAAATCTGGCAGCATTCGTTATCGCCGACTTGTTTTTGATTAATAAAATACGAAGAATTTAA
- a CDS encoding thioredoxin family protein, with the protein MEKYWENAVSFDAYMAVAKDRVENPVDGDDKNEYYELGLQRMDRTLKTFKVNPDTLEKLKAKNFAGKILIISEPWCGDASATVPAVSKFFEAAGSEVKIFLRDSDTSLIDQYLTDGTQSIPKVLILNEDLTVKDVWGPRPEFGTQLLKKFKADEVAYPREEFYNDLQVYYAKNRGADAIEEIINLI; encoded by the coding sequence ATGGAAAAGTATTGGGAAAATGCAGTGAGTTTCGACGCGTATATGGCAGTAGCCAAAGACAGAGTTGAAAATCCCGTAGATGGAGATGATAAAAATGAATATTATGAATTGGGTTTGCAGAGGATGGACCGCACACTCAAAACTTTTAAAGTAAATCCTGATACGCTTGAAAAGCTGAAGGCTAAGAATTTCGCAGGAAAAATACTGATCATTTCGGAACCGTGGTGCGGCGATGCTAGTGCAACCGTTCCTGCAGTTTCTAAATTTTTTGAGGCGGCAGGTAGCGAAGTCAAGATTTTCCTGAGAGACAGTGATACTTCATTAATCGACCAGTATTTAACTGACGGAACCCAGTCGATTCCAAAAGTTTTGATTCTTAACGAAGATTTAACAGTGAAGGATGTGTGGGGACCAAGACCCGAATTCGGAACGCAGCTGCTGAAAAAATTCAAGGCAGATGAAGTCGCTTATCCACGTGAAGAATTTTATAACGATTTGCAGGTCTATTATGCTAAAAACCGCGGCGCAGACGCGATTGAAGAAATTATAAACTTAATTTAA
- a CDS encoding TlpA family protein disulfide reductase, whose protein sequence is MTFFKKNALYLIAVAFVAVIFLFPSLQTKLRELFLPVAAIESAVTLQDSDYDVQLKGINVPSTNLKNLKGNKLVFLNFWGTWCAPCREEWPTIQDLYEARKDKIDFVLIAMQDKEEDVIKFMKEKGYTAPVYIAQSPVSKNILPKAFPTTFLLDKNGRILLKEDASKDWNSKSVNDFIDNVTQ, encoded by the coding sequence ATGACTTTTTTTAAGAAGAATGCATTATATTTAATTGCCGTTGCCTTTGTGGCGGTGATTTTTCTGTTCCCTTCTTTGCAGACGAAACTCAGAGAGCTTTTTCTGCCGGTTGCGGCCATTGAAAGCGCCGTGACTCTTCAGGATTCTGATTACGATGTACAGCTGAAAGGAATCAATGTACCAAGTACCAATCTCAAAAACCTGAAAGGAAACAAACTTGTTTTTCTTAATTTCTGGGGTACCTGGTGTGCGCCTTGCCGTGAGGAGTGGCCTACAATTCAGGATCTTTATGAAGCCAGAAAAGATAAAATCGATTTCGTACTGATCGCGATGCAGGATAAGGAAGAGGATGTTATTAAATTCATGAAAGAAAAAGGCTATACTGCACCGGTTTATATCGCGCAGAGCCCGGTTTCCAAGAATATCTTACCCAAAGCCTTCCCGACGACTTTTCTGCTCGATAAAAACGGGAGAATTCTTTTGAAAGAAGATGCCTCAAAGGATTGGAACAGTAAATCTGTCAATGATTTCATCGATAATGTAACCCAATAA
- a CDS encoding YkvA family protein, translating to MKLSKIALAKEAFKHKGFIQKIPVIARMIKSIMGKGGYKPEFKNVILPGLVLLYLISPLDIIPDWLPVIGVFDDLALLAFAIPMLIAEAEKFVAWEASQKLDNKVVEAEIIK from the coding sequence ATGAAACTATCAAAAATTGCACTAGCTAAAGAAGCTTTCAAACACAAAGGATTTATTCAGAAAATCCCTGTAATCGCAAGAATGATTAAATCGATCATGGGAAAAGGCGGTTACAAACCCGAATTCAAAAACGTAATACTTCCAGGATTGGTTTTACTGTATTTAATTTCTCCGCTTGATATTATTCCGGATTGGCTCCCGGTTATCGGAGTTTTCGACGATTTGGCCCTTTTGGCCTTCGCAATTCCGATGTTGATTGCTGAAGCTGAAAAGTTCGTAGCATGGGAAGCTTCTCAAAAATTGGATAATAAAGTAGTAGAAGCTGAAATCATTAAATAA
- the miaA gene encoding tRNA (adenosine(37)-N6)-dimethylallyltransferase MiaA: MKKLISIIGTTGIGKTKLAIELAKHFGTEIISCDSRQFFREMKIGTATPSAAELAEVPHHFIANLSVEDYYSIGQFEKDAVQKIEELFLSHDIVVLVGGSMMYEKAVIEGLNDLPEANEENQKKLEKLFREEGIEALQEILENLDPEYFNTVDQDNPRRLFRAIDIIWQTGKTYTENIAVQIKKRDFEVIRIGIEAPREIIYNRINLRVDKMLEEGLVDEVKSLLPFRNLISLRTVGYSELFRFFDKEWSIEFAIEEIKKNSRRFAKRQLTWYRKENDINWVNYENSVQESLSLLSKLNIEPKNS; the protein is encoded by the coding sequence GTGAAAAAACTCATTTCCATTATCGGAACTACCGGAATCGGCAAAACAAAACTCGCCATCGAACTCGCAAAACATTTCGGGACCGAAATTATTTCCTGCGATTCGCGCCAGTTCTTCAGAGAGATGAAAATTGGAACTGCAACTCCTTCAGCCGCAGAATTAGCCGAAGTTCCCCATCATTTTATTGCAAATCTGTCCGTGGAAGATTATTATTCCATCGGACAGTTTGAAAAAGATGCAGTTCAGAAAATCGAAGAATTATTCCTCAGCCATGATATCGTAGTTTTGGTCGGCGGAAGTATGATGTATGAAAAAGCGGTTATCGAAGGACTTAACGACCTTCCCGAGGCTAATGAAGAAAATCAGAAGAAATTGGAAAAATTATTCCGCGAAGAGGGCATAGAAGCACTTCAGGAAATTCTGGAAAACCTGGATCCGGAATATTTTAATACCGTAGATCAAGATAATCCGAGAAGACTGTTCAGAGCGATCGACATCATCTGGCAGACCGGTAAAACCTATACTGAGAACATTGCTGTGCAGATAAAAAAAAGGGATTTCGAAGTCATCAGAATTGGGATTGAAGCACCGCGTGAAATCATCTATAACAGAATAAACCTACGGGTGGATAAAATGCTGGAAGAAGGTTTGGTTGATGAGGTAAAGTCGCTGCTTCCCTTCAGAAACCTTATTTCACTCCGTACTGTGGGGTATTCCGAACTTTTCAGGTTTTTTGATAAAGAATGGAGTATAGAATTTGCCATCGAAGAAATCAAAAAAAACTCCCGAAGATTTGCAAAAAGACAGTTGACCTGGTACCGCAAAGAAAACGATATCAATTGGGTTAACTATGAAAACTCAGTGCAGGAATCCTTATCTTTGCTCAGTAAATTAAACATCGAACCAAAAAACAGTTAA
- a CDS encoding thioredoxin family protein — MANTPSNMLELGTKAPFFELPNPSHSNEIQSLEELKGEKGTLVIFMCNHCPFVLHIIDKLAELYEDYSDKGIEFIAINANDVEKYPADSPEKMVEFQVERKFEFPYLFDESQAIAKAYDAACTPDFYFFDEKLDLIYRGQMDDSRPGNQKEITGEDLIIAFENLLAGEPQEEFQRPSMGCNIKWKA; from the coding sequence ATGGCAAATACTCCTTCAAATATGCTAGAGCTTGGAACGAAAGCTCCTTTTTTCGAACTTCCGAATCCATCGCACAGCAACGAAATTCAGTCGCTTGAAGAACTGAAAGGTGAAAAAGGAACTTTGGTAATCTTCATGTGCAACCATTGCCCGTTCGTTCTGCACATTATCGATAAACTGGCGGAACTTTATGAGGATTACAGTGATAAAGGAATCGAATTTATCGCCATCAACGCTAATGATGTGGAAAAATATCCTGCCGACTCACCGGAAAAAATGGTGGAATTTCAGGTAGAAAGAAAATTCGAGTTCCCTTACCTCTTTGACGAAAGCCAGGCAATTGCAAAAGCTTATGACGCCGCATGTACCCCTGATTTTTATTTCTTTGATGAAAAACTGGATTTAATTTACCGCGGCCAGATGGATGATTCCAGACCGGGAAACCAGAAGGAAATTACCGGCGAAGATTTGATTATCGCCTTCGAAAACCTTCTTGCCGGGGAGCCTCAGGAAGAATTCCAAAGACCGAGTATGGGCTGTAATATTAAGTGGAAAGCTTAG
- a CDS encoding MBL fold metallo-hydrolase gives MLQIKSFAFNPFSENTYIVFNDTKNAFIIDPGNFSDSETAMLEKFIHDQDLKVRNILLTHAHIDHVLGLQKAYDLYKVPVILHELEKEMLERNPMDANRFGFFFKPFEGETEFISENEILKLDNDELRILHVPGHSPGHIAFHNETQKFIISGDVLFEGSIGRTDLYKGNHEQLIESIKTKLFVLDEETKVYNGHGNPTTVGFEKNHNPFF, from the coding sequence ATGTTACAGATAAAATCATTCGCTTTTAATCCGTTTTCGGAAAATACATATATCGTTTTTAATGACACTAAAAACGCGTTCATCATCGATCCGGGAAATTTCAGCGATTCGGAAACCGCAATGCTTGAGAAATTTATTCATGATCAGGATTTAAAAGTCCGGAATATTCTTCTTACCCACGCACACATCGACCATGTTCTGGGTTTACAGAAAGCCTATGATCTATATAAAGTTCCGGTTATTCTTCATGAACTGGAAAAAGAAATGCTCGAGAGAAATCCTATGGATGCAAACCGTTTCGGGTTTTTCTTCAAGCCATTTGAAGGTGAGACTGAATTTATCAGCGAAAATGAAATTTTGAAACTGGATAATGATGAGTTGCGAATTCTGCACGTTCCGGGACACTCGCCGGGACATATCGCTTTTCATAACGAAACGCAGAAGTTTATTATTTCCGGCGATGTTTTATTTGAAGGCAGTATCGGAAGAACCGATTTATACAAAGGAAATCATGAACAGTTGATTGAAAGTATCAAAACGAAACTTTTCGTTCTTGATGAGGAAACCAAAGTGTACAATGGCCACGGAAACCCTACGACGGTTGGATTCGAGAAGAATCACAATCCTTTTTTCTAA
- a CDS encoding DUF5103 domain-containing protein produces MKFLYFFLIVLSSSVSAQDIRSIQLFNPQTNDQTPVIGFNEQLILKFDDLSNSSTIYRYTLKHYDRNWQDDGLFFTEYANGSLNGLIDQFQYSFNTLQPYTNYTLAFPNDKIRPKISGNFEIIVYKDSQSRPLFTKRFSVVEDGANVGLNISRTSDARRPQINQRVEVQAIGNNTTLSQNINSVSLNVIQNNNWNTGVYNQRPSSTLGNKILFQQMNLSFPGNNEFYYFDNKNMNHAFDMVAGAETVEGINYTYLYPVWAFPLNYQYQPDVNGAFYFRRNDLGIERVGDKEGDYSWVYFALDSQKTDKEIYILGGFNDFIPTNENQMFYDEAAKKYIAKIYLKQGFYNYILATKNADGSMNFGEINGSFWQTENLYQAYLYYKPFGRNYDGLIGYGEFRAPVR; encoded by the coding sequence ATGAAATTTTTATACTTTTTTTTAATTGTCCTTAGTTCATCTGTTTCTGCGCAGGATATTCGAAGCATTCAGCTTTTTAATCCGCAGACCAACGACCAGACGCCGGTAATTGGATTCAATGAGCAGCTGATTCTTAAATTTGACGACCTTTCAAATTCAAGCACGATCTACCGCTATACGCTGAAACATTACGACAGAAACTGGCAGGATGACGGGCTTTTCTTTACCGAATACGCCAATGGAAGCCTAAACGGACTCATTGATCAGTTTCAGTATTCCTTCAATACTTTACAGCCTTATACCAATTATACTTTGGCGTTTCCGAATGATAAAATCAGGCCTAAGATTTCAGGCAATTTTGAAATCATCGTTTATAAAGATTCCCAGAGCAGACCGCTTTTCACCAAAAGATTTTCGGTTGTTGAAGACGGCGCAAATGTAGGTTTGAATATCAGCCGGACTTCAGATGCGCGCAGACCACAGATTAACCAGCGCGTTGAGGTGCAGGCGATCGGAAATAATACCACACTTTCGCAGAACATCAATTCTGTAAGTTTAAATGTCATTCAGAACAACAACTGGAACACCGGGGTGTATAACCAGCGGCCAAGTTCAACTCTGGGAAATAAAATTCTGTTCCAGCAGATGAATTTAAGCTTTCCGGGGAATAATGAATTTTATTATTTCGACAACAAGAATATGAATCATGCGTTCGATATGGTAGCCGGCGCGGAAACGGTGGAAGGAATTAATTACACTTATCTCTATCCCGTTTGGGCTTTTCCGCTGAATTACCAGTATCAGCCGGACGTAAACGGTGCGTTTTATTTCCGCCGTAATGATTTGGGAATTGAACGTGTCGGTGATAAAGAAGGCGACTATTCCTGGGTTTATTTCGCGCTGGATTCACAGAAGACAGATAAGGAAATTTATATATTGGGAGGTTTTAACGACTTTATTCCTACCAACGAAAACCAGATGTTCTACGATGAGGCCGCAAAGAAATATATCGCAAAGATTTACCTGAAACAGGGTTTTTACAATTATATTTTAGCCACAAAAAACGCGGACGGAAGTATGAATTTCGGCGAAATCAACGGCAGTTTCTGGCAGACCGAAAATCTTTATCAGGCTTATCTTTATTACAAACCTTTTGGCAGAAATTACGATGGATTGATCGGCTATGGCGAGTTCCGCGCGCCTGTCCGGTAA